In Psychrobacter ciconiae, the genomic window GGTTTATCCTAACTGCAGATTGTTTAATCTGTTAAATTTACCCCCAAGCGCTGACATTGACGTCAGCGGCTTGGTTTTGGCTTATTGATTTCTTATGTCTTTGATTGCTTTTTTTGGAGCGCTTGAAAGCGGGCTGATTTACGGCTTGGTGGCTTTGGGCGTTCTTATCTCGTTTCGAACCCTTGATTTTCCTGATTTAACCGCTGACGGCAGCTTTCCGCTTGGCGGCGCGGTGGCAGGGATTTCGATTATCGCGGGCGTTAATCCTTGGCTTGCTTGCCTTTTTGGGATGCTTGCCGGCTCTGCTGCTGGCATTGTCACCGCTTGGCTTCACGTTAAACTAGGCATTTTGCAACTGCTTGCCAGTATTTTGGTGATGGTGGCGCTGTATTCAGTTAACCTGCGAATCATGGGCGCGCCAAACTTGCCGCTACTGGGTGAGCAAACCGTCTTTAGTAGCTTTGTCACTGACAGTAACGGCTACTGGATGCGCTGCTTGGTCATTGGTGTGGTCGTGATTTTAGCCAAGTTATTTTTGGATTGGTTTTACAATACCGAGTCGGGGCTGTCGATGCGCGCCACCGGTTCAAACCTACGAATGGCGCAAGCTCAAGGGATTAACACCTCAAAAATGACCATTGTTGGCATGGCAATTTCTAACGGGCTGATTGCCTTAGCCGGAGCACTGTTTGTGCAAACCCAAGGCGGCGCGGACATCTCCATTGGTATCGGAA contains:
- a CDS encoding ABC transporter permease, with protein sequence MSLIAFFGALESGLIYGLVALGVLISFRTLDFPDLTADGSFPLGGAVAGISIIAGVNPWLACLFGMLAGSAAGIVTAWLHVKLGILQLLASILVMVALYSVNLRIMGAPNLPLLGEQTVFSSFVTDSNGYWMRCLVIGVVVILAKLFLDWFYNTESGLSMRATGSNLRMAQAQGINTSKMTIVGMAISNGLIALAGALFVQTQGGADISIGIGTIVIGLAAVIIGETIIPAKRIWLITLAVIIGAMLYKLFIQVALSSSALRSIGFGPQDLNLITALLVVLALVLPKAKSKVLSRKVRAS